The Cryptococcus decagattii chromosome 1, complete sequence genome includes a region encoding these proteins:
- a CDS encoding nascent polypeptide-associated complex subunit alpha, which translates to MSIENLHISDETEIPAGATVELHSRPERKARKALEGLGLKRVQGIQRVTLRRARNVLLVVANPEVYKSPGSDCYIVFGEAKVEDPNSAAQLQAQAQLAASSQAAQQAHAHGGFKEGVPKSLEELMQDEPSADSSAPAPSGEATDAAASGDFKVSDEEIQLIVAQTGVDEAKAREAYISEKGDLINAIMKLQ; encoded by the exons ATGTCCATCGAGAACCTCCACATCTCTGACGAGACCGAAATCCCCGCCGGCGCCACCGTCGAGCTCCACTCCCGTCCCGAGCGAAAGGCCAGGAAGGCTCTCGAAGGGCTCGGCCTCAAGCGCGTCCAGGGCATCCAGCGGGTCACCCTTCGACGAGCCCGCAACGtcctcctcgtcgtcgCCAACCCCGAAGTCTACAAGTCCCCGGGAAGCGACTGCTACATCGTCTTTGGAGAGGCCAAGGTGGAAGACCCTAACAGCGCGGCTCAGTTGCAGGCGCAGGCTCAGTTGGCTGCCAGCAGCCAGGCCGCTCAGCAGGCTCATGCCCACGGAGGGTTCAAGGAGGGTGTGCCCAAGTCTTTGGAAGAGTTGATGCAGGATGA ACCCTCCGCCGACTCTTCTGCCCCTGCCCCCTCTGGTGAGGCTACCGACGCTGCTGCTTCTGGCGACTTTAAGGTTTCTGACGAGGAGATTCAACTCATTGTCGCCCAAACTGGTGTGGATGAAGCCAAGGCTCGAGAGGCGTACATCTCTGAGAAGGGTGACTTGATCAATGCTA TCATGAAGCTCCAATAA